In one Oceanibaculum indicum P24 genomic region, the following are encoded:
- a CDS encoding type VI secretion protein IcmF/TssM N-terminal domain-containing protein: protein MPAQLLAFLKDLPGWAWLVLGLVLMLLAGAALWWWLKHRKPPDSAATTTGKALAALKQAVPQASRRAALPWVARIGPDLPGLAGLPGMAPDFVEPAQIAKDGVMRWWGVPGGVVIDLPFAVEPFEAALKALVSARPDRPLDAVLLTVPAAALEADPTLATTLRERLMTASRETGMRLPAYLVLDGAEGLAGFTEVAQALPEARRVDMLGWSVPVGPDAPYDPAWPGTALRETAIALGDAVAALFGADDALPDPEAAYRLPEQVNALSTPASALAGTVFAAGVEPAPYGLRGLYLAGTVQGTRFFLADLLRRKIFAEIGLAVLLSGQTPRQGWQVQALRAATVAVVVVGLAGMIWSAVSLSRAANDMAGIVTQLRDDLIRIDRQPPDRDTLAGMVQRLVAALDAARSDRLRYAFLPVSWFDPLSPALSDAAEQGFGRIVLAAIRAGLEAEALALADPATPLSVPRPASDAKGFPSLQNYLAVSAYLDAVASFEAQLALYDGLTGADRAQNLSTLMKQLLSVDLDPAIVTARPPLMVGLAAARQVAGSFPLAPYRPDVRVRLDRLMSTFLTADYAGNPLQAALMPVAADMAALTGAAQTGKLAALDRLHSGLDVTTALVSSGKAAYLALDPAKDADATALTGRIAQSALLGESAASSQQARWVKAATDARGALTVLKAPGYPSFVSIGNAVTLDPALAALATALDTLYAQPFMTAGEARKLPASLTGGSAAFWDPAALTEAKNAATSYAGTAKPPAGIAPPLSSEVAALTAVRASIAIEDRLAGSLAQHSPAGSTLAELQTEASAFSAVAADLEAVLTALTTGRLLPLRLDLGAILRDQVDSLLTRTDALQMANADYATVDGDRFSWWDGKSALGYRGFGLDSQAAMQALLTRNQDYIGLLSGQLAAPVLDFLAKAGSALPPGDAQALEAKWAGISAALAAMAAKQPTATIARLNGFVLETMPAITLSTCASAITPALLAAAPADYFDARRLALMRGISDRCAALDQSDVAAGYAALVAQFRTRVEGKYPFAATDRLQEATSADLLALLRAYDALPASAASVLRGQGEADAAGFVSAIGQVRALFPAFDGSAPPSLGLLLTPRSNRDYERGGNQLIDWRIAVGDDTLSGVPAAPSPLVWEAGDSIAITLRFAANGPLSPAATGQQPAASVSGEAVTYSFGGTWAAFRAWQAQRGTAADFPPGSAALDSSWRFVIATQNAQGAAGDPVRVFASVVPFAPADKTRAPLALPSFPTSAPDIRTGGTQ, encoded by the coding sequence ATGCCGGCCCAGCTCCTCGCCTTTCTGAAGGATTTGCCCGGCTGGGCGTGGCTGGTGCTGGGGCTTGTCCTGATGCTGCTGGCGGGGGCGGCGCTCTGGTGGTGGCTGAAGCACCGCAAGCCGCCGGACAGCGCCGCCACCACGACCGGCAAGGCACTGGCGGCGCTGAAGCAGGCGGTGCCGCAGGCCAGCCGGCGGGCGGCCTTGCCCTGGGTCGCGCGGATCGGCCCGGACCTGCCGGGCCTCGCCGGCCTGCCTGGCATGGCGCCCGATTTCGTGGAACCGGCACAGATCGCGAAGGATGGCGTCATGCGCTGGTGGGGCGTGCCGGGCGGCGTGGTCATCGACCTGCCGTTCGCGGTGGAGCCCTTCGAGGCGGCGCTGAAGGCGCTGGTTTCGGCCCGCCCGGACCGGCCGCTGGATGCGGTGCTGCTGACCGTGCCGGCTGCAGCGCTGGAGGCGGACCCCACGCTGGCGACGACTCTGCGCGAGCGGCTGATGACCGCTAGCCGGGAAACGGGGATGCGGCTGCCCGCCTATCTGGTGCTGGACGGGGCGGAAGGACTGGCGGGCTTTACGGAGGTCGCCCAAGCCCTGCCGGAGGCACGCCGCGTGGACATGCTGGGCTGGTCGGTGCCGGTCGGTCCCGACGCGCCCTATGACCCGGCCTGGCCCGGCACGGCGCTGCGCGAGACCGCCATCGCGCTAGGCGATGCGGTGGCGGCGTTGTTCGGCGCGGACGATGCCCTGCCGGACCCGGAGGCCGCCTATCGCCTGCCGGAGCAGGTGAACGCGCTCAGCACTCCCGCTTCGGCGCTGGCCGGTACGGTCTTCGCGGCTGGCGTGGAGCCGGCACCCTATGGGCTGCGCGGCCTCTACCTCGCCGGAACGGTGCAGGGCACCCGCTTCTTCCTGGCCGATCTGTTGCGCCGGAAGATCTTCGCCGAGATCGGGCTGGCCGTGCTCCTGTCCGGCCAGACACCCCGGCAGGGCTGGCAGGTGCAGGCGCTGCGCGCGGCGACCGTCGCGGTCGTGGTGGTCGGGCTGGCCGGGATGATCTGGTCGGCGGTTTCCCTCAGCCGCGCCGCCAATGACATGGCGGGCATCGTTACGCAGTTGCGCGACGACCTGATCCGCATTGATCGGCAGCCGCCGGACCGCGACACGCTGGCCGGCATGGTGCAGCGGCTGGTGGCGGCGCTCGATGCCGCCCGGTCGGACCGGCTGCGCTATGCCTTCCTGCCGGTGTCCTGGTTCGATCCGCTGTCGCCGGCCCTGTCGGATGCCGCGGAGCAGGGCTTCGGGCGGATCGTGCTGGCGGCGATCCGCGCCGGGCTGGAGGCGGAGGCGCTGGCGCTGGCCGATCCCGCGACGCCGCTCTCCGTGCCGAGGCCGGCGTCGGACGCCAAAGGCTTCCCGTCGCTGCAGAACTATCTGGCGGTCTCCGCCTATCTGGACGCGGTAGCGTCGTTCGAGGCGCAGCTGGCGCTCTATGACGGGCTGACCGGAGCGGACCGGGCGCAGAACCTTTCCACCCTGATGAAACAGCTGCTGTCGGTCGATCTCGACCCGGCCATCGTCACCGCGCGGCCACCGCTGATGGTGGGGCTGGCAGCCGCACGGCAGGTGGCAGGGAGTTTCCCGCTGGCGCCCTACCGGCCCGACGTGCGGGTGCGGCTGGATAGGCTGATGAGTACGTTCCTGACGGCGGACTATGCCGGCAACCCGTTGCAGGCGGCGCTGATGCCGGTTGCCGCGGATATGGCGGCGCTCACGGGGGCGGCGCAGACCGGCAAGCTGGCCGCGCTCGACCGGCTGCACAGCGGGCTGGATGTCACGACGGCGCTGGTGTCCTCCGGCAAGGCTGCCTATCTGGCGCTCGACCCGGCCAAGGATGCGGATGCCACGGCGCTGACCGGGCGGATCGCGCAATCGGCGCTGCTGGGCGAGAGCGCGGCCTCCTCGCAACAGGCGCGATGGGTGAAGGCCGCCACTGATGCGCGCGGCGCGCTGACCGTCCTGAAGGCGCCCGGCTACCCGTCCTTCGTGAGTATCGGAAATGCCGTGACGCTCGACCCGGCGCTGGCGGCGCTGGCGACGGCGCTGGATACGCTTTACGCCCAGCCCTTTATGACAGCGGGCGAGGCGCGCAAGCTGCCCGCCAGCCTGACCGGGGGCAGTGCCGCCTTCTGGGACCCGGCCGCGCTGACCGAGGCGAAGAATGCCGCAACATCCTATGCCGGCACGGCGAAGCCGCCGGCGGGGATCGCCCCGCCGCTGTCGTCGGAGGTGGCGGCGCTGACGGCGGTACGTGCCTCCATCGCCATTGAGGACCGGCTGGCCGGGTCGCTCGCCCAGCACAGCCCGGCGGGCAGCACACTTGCGGAATTGCAGACGGAGGCATCGGCCTTCTCCGCCGTCGCCGCCGATCTGGAGGCCGTGCTGACGGCGCTGACCACGGGCCGGCTGCTGCCGCTGCGGCTCGATCTCGGTGCCATCCTGCGCGATCAGGTGGATTCGCTGCTGACCCGTACCGATGCGCTGCAAATGGCGAATGCGGATTATGCGACAGTCGATGGCGACCGCTTTAGCTGGTGGGACGGCAAAAGCGCGTTGGGCTATCGCGGCTTCGGGCTGGACAGCCAGGCGGCGATGCAGGCGCTGCTGACCCGCAACCAGGACTATATCGGCCTGCTGAGCGGCCAGCTTGCCGCGCCAGTGCTGGATTTCCTGGCCAAAGCGGGCAGCGCCCTGCCGCCGGGCGACGCGCAGGCGCTGGAGGCGAAATGGGCGGGGATATCGGCGGCGCTGGCGGCAATGGCCGCGAAGCAGCCCACCGCGACCATTGCGCGGCTGAACGGCTTCGTGCTGGAGACCATGCCGGCGATCACGCTTTCCACCTGCGCCAGCGCCATCACGCCCGCCCTGCTGGCGGCGGCCCCCGCCGATTATTTCGATGCCCGGCGGCTGGCGCTGATGCGCGGCATATCGGACCGTTGTGCGGCGCTGGATCAGAGCGATGTTGCCGCTGGCTATGCCGCGCTTGTGGCGCAGTTCCGCACGCGGGTCGAGGGCAAATACCCCTTCGCGGCGACGGACCGGCTGCAGGAGGCGACGAGCGCCGACCTTCTGGCGCTGCTGCGCGCCTATGATGCGCTGCCGGCCAGTGCGGCTTCGGTACTGCGCGGGCAGGGCGAGGCGGATGCTGCCGGCTTCGTGAGTGCCATCGGGCAGGTGCGGGCGCTATTCCCCGCCTTCGATGGCAGCGCGCCGCCCAGCCTCGGCCTGTTGCTGACGCCGCGCAGCAACCGCGACTATGAGCGCGGCGGCAACCAGCTGATCGACTGGCGCATCGCGGTTGGCGACGACACCCTGTCCGGCGTGCCCGCCGCACCATCGCCGCTGGTGTGGGAGGCAGGGGATAGCATTGCCATCACCCTGCGTTTCGCCGCCAACGGGCCGCTGAGCCCCGCCGCCACCGGGCAGCAGCCGGCGGCCAGCGTGAGCGGCGAGGCGGTGACCTACAGCTTCGGCGGCACCTGGGCAGCCTTCCGCGCCTGGCAGGCACAGCGCGGCACGGCGGCGGATTTTCCGCCCGGCAGTGCGGCGCTGGATAGCAGCTGGCGCTTCGTCATCGCCACGCAGAATGCGCAAGGGGCGGCAGGCGACCCGGTGCGCGTCTTCGCCAGCGTCGTGCCCTTCGCGCCGGCCGACAAGACGCGCGCGCCGCTGGCCCTGCCATCCTTCCCCACCAGCGCGCCGGACATCAGGACGGGAGGCACACAATGA
- the tssA gene encoding type VI secretion system protein TssA, with product MKQIWSQLPDIDRAALLRPISRKSPCGPAPREAGISDPIRRLRQQGHGHPEETDWAGIEEACLAALAGRTKDLEIAAWLTEALLYRRGAAGLAAGLDLIGCYAERFWDKVHPLPEEGDLGYRVAPLDWLDRLSVPARLIPLTAPAEPGVPPHGLHDWEMAGHLAQLARSDPKRHQRERQAGAVAAEDIELSLMLTPDGFLRTQAALFAAAAARLADLSALLEEKGATSYSGLPALSRTIAACRHFLDSALAARPGEADEAEEEAQDVEPAHPSPALALSVPEEGSFVDIRNREEAYRLLALAADYLMRAEPHSPAPYLVRRAIAWGGMSLPQLLTELLDGDTDIARLRRLLGLP from the coding sequence ATGAAACAAATCTGGTCGCAGCTGCCGGATATCGACCGGGCGGCATTGCTGCGCCCGATCTCCCGCAAGTCACCCTGCGGGCCGGCGCCGCGCGAGGCTGGCATCAGCGACCCGATCCGCCGGCTGCGCCAACAGGGTCACGGTCATCCGGAAGAGACCGACTGGGCCGGCATCGAGGAAGCCTGCCTAGCCGCTCTGGCCGGACGGACGAAGGATCTGGAGATCGCCGCCTGGCTGACCGAGGCGCTGCTCTACCGGCGCGGGGCGGCGGGGCTGGCGGCGGGGCTGGACCTCATTGGCTGCTATGCCGAGCGTTTCTGGGACAAGGTGCATCCGCTGCCGGAAGAGGGCGATCTCGGCTACCGCGTGGCGCCGCTGGACTGGCTCGACCGGCTGTCGGTGCCGGCACGGCTGATCCCGCTGACAGCACCCGCCGAGCCGGGCGTGCCGCCGCACGGCCTGCATGACTGGGAAATGGCCGGGCATCTGGCGCAGCTTGCCCGCAGCGACCCGAAGCGCCACCAGCGCGAACGCCAGGCCGGCGCGGTCGCGGCGGAGGATATCGAACTTAGCCTGATGCTCACACCGGACGGGTTCCTGCGCACCCAGGCGGCGCTGTTCGCCGCCGCAGCGGCGCGGCTGGCCGACCTGTCGGCGCTGCTGGAGGAGAAGGGGGCGACCAGCTATTCCGGCCTGCCTGCCCTGTCGCGCACCATCGCAGCGTGCCGGCATTTCCTCGATTCCGCCCTGGCCGCCCGGCCCGGCGAAGCGGACGAAGCGGAAGAGGAAGCGCAGGATGTCGAGCCTGCGCACCCGTCGCCCGCGTTGGCGCTGTCCGTGCCGGAGGAGGGCAGCTTCGTCGATATCCGCAACCGCGAGGAGGCCTACCGGCTGCTGGCGCTGGCCGCCGACTATCTGATGCGGGCCGAGCCGCACAGCCCCGCCCCCTATCTGGTGCGCCGCGCCATCGCCTGGGGCGGCATGAGCCTGCCGCAGCTGCTCACCGAACTGCTCGACGGCGATACCGACATCGCCCGGCTGCGGCGGTTATTGGGGCTGCCCTAG
- the pth gene encoding aminoacyl-tRNA hydrolase, which produces MLLLAGLGNPGPGHANQRHNIGFMAVDEIVRRHGFGPWRARFQGLASEGLIAGHKVLALKPLTYMNNSGHSVGEAARFFKLKPQDVFIVHDELDLKPGKIKVKLGGGHSGHNGLRSIDSAIGKEYWRIRLGIGHPGDKDKVLGWVLNDFAKIEQKDWLVALLDAVAAHIDILLRGDGPDRDEGHFMSKVSHAVFPPPPSPPKPSKPEAGTVPPPETKD; this is translated from the coding sequence ATGCTGCTTCTGGCCGGCCTCGGCAATCCCGGCCCGGGGCACGCAAACCAGCGTCACAATATCGGATTCATGGCGGTGGACGAGATCGTCCGCCGCCATGGCTTCGGCCCGTGGCGCGCACGCTTCCAGGGGCTGGCCTCCGAAGGGCTGATCGCCGGCCACAAGGTGCTGGCGCTGAAGCCGCTGACCTACATGAACAATTCCGGCCATTCGGTCGGCGAGGCGGCCCGCTTCTTCAAGCTGAAGCCGCAGGACGTCTTCATCGTCCATGACGAGCTGGACCTGAAGCCCGGCAAGATCAAGGTGAAGCTGGGCGGCGGGCATAGCGGCCATAACGGCCTGCGCTCCATCGATTCCGCCATCGGCAAGGAATACTGGCGCATCCGCCTTGGCATCGGCCATCCCGGCGACAAGGACAAAGTGCTGGGCTGGGTCCTGAACGATTTCGCCAAGATCGAGCAGAAGGACTGGCTGGTGGCACTGCTGGATGCGGTTGCCGCCCATATCGATATCCTGCTGCGGGGCGATGGCCCCGACCGTGACGAGGGGCACTTCATGAGCAAGGTGTCCCACGCCGTCTTCCCGCCGCCGCCAAGCCCCCCCAAACCGAGCAAGCCGGAGGCCGGCACCGTGCCGCCCCCCGAAACCAAGGACTAG
- the ychF gene encoding redox-regulated ATPase YchF, translated as MGFNCGIVGLPNVGKSTLFNALTATAAAEAANYPFCTIEPNTGRVAVPDPRLDAIAKLAGSAKILPTQIEFVDIAGLVRGASKGEGLGNQFLANIREVDAIVHVLRCFESGDITHVEGSVDPIRDADTVETELMLADLDSLERRALPLSKRAKSGDKEAKAQLEIIEPILAALREGLPARTVKFAENEQNAVRQLQLITSKPVLYLCNVSEDDAATGNALSEKVAEKAKAEGASSVVISAAIEAEISQITDPEERKEFLATIGLEEPGLARVIRAGYALLGLLTFFTAGPKETRAWTVRKGSKAPQAAGVIHTDFERGFIRAETIAYEDFIACGGEQGAKDAGKLRVEGAEYLVKDGDIFHFRFNV; from the coding sequence ATGGGTTTCAACTGTGGCATTGTCGGCCTGCCGAATGTCGGCAAATCGACCCTGTTCAACGCGCTGACCGCGACCGCCGCCGCCGAGGCCGCGAACTATCCGTTCTGCACCATCGAGCCGAATACCGGCCGCGTGGCGGTGCCGGATCCGCGCCTTGATGCCATCGCAAAGCTGGCCGGCTCGGCGAAGATCCTGCCGACGCAGATCGAGTTCGTCGATATTGCCGGCCTGGTGCGCGGCGCCAGCAAGGGCGAAGGGCTGGGCAACCAGTTCCTGGCGAACATCCGCGAGGTCGATGCCATCGTCCATGTGCTGCGCTGCTTCGAATCGGGCGACATCACCCATGTCGAGGGCTCGGTCGATCCGATCCGCGATGCCGACACGGTCGAGACCGAGCTGATGCTGGCCGACCTCGACAGCCTGGAGCGCCGCGCCCTGCCGCTGTCCAAGCGCGCCAAGAGCGGCGACAAGGAAGCCAAGGCGCAGCTGGAGATCATCGAACCGATCCTGGCCGCCCTGCGCGAAGGCCTGCCGGCGCGCACCGTGAAGTTCGCCGAAAATGAGCAGAACGCAGTGCGGCAGCTGCAGCTCATCACCTCCAAGCCGGTGCTCTATCTCTGCAATGTCTCGGAAGACGATGCCGCGACCGGCAATGCGCTGTCCGAGAAGGTCGCCGAGAAGGCGAAGGCCGAAGGCGCGAGCAGCGTCGTCATCTCCGCCGCCATCGAAGCGGAAATCTCGCAGATCACCGACCCGGAGGAGCGCAAGGAGTTCCTGGCGACCATCGGGCTGGAGGAGCCGGGCCTGGCCCGCGTCATCCGTGCCGGCTATGCGCTGCTGGGGCTGCTGACCTTCTTCACTGCCGGCCCGAAGGAAACCCGCGCCTGGACCGTGCGCAAGGGATCGAAGGCGCCGCAGGCCGCCGGTGTCATCCATACCGATTTCGAGCGCGGCTTCATCCGCGCCGAGACCATCGCCTATGAGGATTTCATCGCCTGTGGCGGCGAGCAGGGCGCCAAGGATGCCGGCAAGCTGCGCGTCGAGGGCGCGGAATATCTGGTGAAGGACGGCGACATCTTCCACTTCCGCTTCAACGTCTGA
- a CDS encoding DotU family type IV/VI secretion system protein has protein sequence MSAADAFLLHGFRGYYDALEGWRVKALASTSPAKRPEIQADLAARLDALSVEARHRGGERLGEAQDRAAYPMVALADEIFVYLDWPEGEGGGSDWLGHLFEQRYCRSHVAGEEVFARIDALERQGESGLSTGLARLFLQVLGLGFEGRYRCQPDGAAALRRYRHLLARLAFAGRPPLSSPNGRLTPEAYQHTLDPPPPAPPVGPMRWAGWLLLTLAGLFALSALVWLLAVWPLLRALALLPG, from the coding sequence ATGAGCGCCGCCGATGCCTTCCTGCTGCACGGCTTCCGCGGCTATTACGACGCGCTGGAAGGCTGGCGCGTGAAGGCGCTGGCCAGTACCAGCCCGGCAAAACGGCCGGAAATTCAGGCCGATCTCGCGGCCCGGCTGGATGCGCTGTCGGTCGAGGCACGGCATCGCGGCGGCGAGAGGCTGGGCGAGGCGCAGGACCGTGCCGCCTATCCGATGGTGGCGCTGGCCGACGAAATCTTCGTCTATCTCGACTGGCCGGAAGGAGAGGGTGGCGGGAGTGACTGGCTCGGCCATCTGTTCGAGCAGCGCTATTGCCGCAGCCATGTGGCGGGGGAGGAGGTGTTCGCCCGCATCGATGCGCTGGAACGCCAGGGCGAAAGTGGCCTCTCCACGGGGCTGGCGCGCCTCTTCCTGCAGGTGCTGGGGCTGGGGTTCGAGGGCCGCTATCGCTGCCAGCCGGATGGGGCGGCGGCGCTGCGGCGCTACCGCCATCTGCTGGCGCGGCTGGCTTTCGCCGGCAGACCGCCGCTTTCCTCGCCGAACGGGCGACTGACACCGGAAGCCTATCAGCACACTCTGGACCCGCCACCGCCCGCTCCGCCAGTTGGACCGATGCGTTGGGCCGGCTGGCTGCTGCTGACACTGGCCGGCCTGTTTGCCCTCTCGGCGCTGGTATGGCTGCTCGCGGTCTGGCCGCTGCTGCGCGCGCTCGCCCTGCTGCCGGGGTGA
- a CDS encoding VOC family protein, with the protein MNRPPIDQQVTFLYTWDLAKSARFYGEILGLEMVLDQGACRLYRVGPDSFVGICAREVRAKQPNGVVLTIVSPDVDGWYEYLTAKGVIYEAPPRYSEEFKVYSSFLRDPNGYLLEIQEFRSPDWPKPQGR; encoded by the coding sequence ATGAACCGCCCGCCGATCGATCAGCAGGTCACCTTCCTATACACCTGGGACCTTGCGAAAAGCGCCCGTTTCTATGGCGAGATTCTGGGGCTGGAGATGGTGCTGGACCAGGGCGCCTGCCGCCTCTACCGCGTCGGGCCGGACAGTTTCGTCGGCATCTGCGCCCGCGAAGTACGCGCGAAACAGCCGAACGGCGTGGTGCTGACCATCGTCTCGCCGGATGTGGATGGCTGGTACGAGTACCTGACCGCCAAGGGCGTGATCTACGAGGCGCCGCCGCGCTACAGCGAGGAATTCAAGGTCTATTCCTCCTTCCTGCGCGACCCCAACGGCTACCTTCTGGAAATCCAGGAATTCCGCAGCCCCGACTGGCCAAAACCGCAGGGACGGTGA
- a CDS encoding 50S ribosomal protein L25/general stress protein Ctc: MAEAITIAATARDRAGKGAAREARRQGLVPGVIYGDKQSPVMINLNAKELERQLRRPGFFNHLFEVKVGKDTHRVLARELQQDPVTDRALHVDFLRVSKNSRIEVAVPVHFINETKSPGLKRGGVLNIVRHEVEVFCSPEAIPEELVIDLTGWDVGDSIHISAVTLPDGVVPTITDRDFTVATIAAPSALKSEENAAGDEAEEEEED; this comes from the coding sequence ATGGCAGAAGCAATCACCATCGCCGCGACGGCGCGCGATCGGGCCGGTAAGGGGGCCGCCCGTGAAGCCCGTCGCCAGGGTCTGGTACCCGGCGTGATCTACGGCGACAAGCAGTCCCCGGTCATGATCAACCTCAATGCCAAGGAGCTGGAGCGCCAGCTGCGCCGCCCCGGTTTCTTCAACCACCTGTTCGAGGTGAAGGTCGGCAAGGACACGCACCGCGTGCTGGCGCGCGAGCTGCAGCAGGACCCGGTCACCGACCGCGCGCTGCATGTGGACTTCCTGCGCGTCTCCAAGAATTCGCGGATCGAGGTCGCCGTGCCGGTGCACTTCATCAACGAGACCAAGTCGCCGGGCCTGAAGCGCGGCGGCGTGCTGAACATCGTCCGCCACGAGGTCGAGGTGTTCTGCAGCCCGGAAGCCATCCCGGAAGAGCTGGTGATCGACCTGACCGGCTGGGATGTCGGCGATTCGATCCACATCAGCGCCGTGACCCTGCCGGACGGCGTGGTGCCGACCATCACCGACCGCGATTTCACTGTCGCCACCATCGCCGCCCCGTCGGCGCTGAAGAGCGAAGAGAATGCGGCCGGCGACGAGGCTGAGGAGGAAGAGGAGGACTAA
- a CDS encoding serine/threonine-protein kinase → MAAAENIEKGAPGSEQELDQSARADGLNFDIQMNQPLTQFARLGTPAYAAESKLGVAGRFYAMVLDPDYPPRTKALRGLRGVRMPGLTWLEEWAVVPWPAANGAQRLICVFRRPNGDPLMDAKYLAPAPMPERQVVTDVVQPVLETLLDLFRLGLTHGAIRPNNLYRCRDQGRVVLGECLSVPPGADQPDIFEPLDRAASEPLTRGDPTMSDDVYALGMTAAFLLVGKHPTPELNAKGLLRKRVEGASFMLLSERHRLPYGMLEFLRGTLQDDARDRWTLMDIDAWLKDGTVPQTKLHLPKMAGWPMEFLGEPHTTLRSLAYTVARSTDIEGAKEFLLSRKFRNWMARGLDEERMLPALDALFGEREEKSIDKMAEAVSTACMQLNPQAPLHYKGLAVNPAGMGTALAARYDDPDFRARLIEMVKSNIPLRWLGAQAEADGYLGVHKLLTKTQGLASRTGWGFGVERALYEMQPMARCRSPLLSKYLVYRIEAILPALEEAAAAAKEPFLPVDKHLVSFVMSRRRDFSIGLLEGLDGADEFVKAQAALRFLSFLEEKTENPDGWPELARMLGGMLQPGIDRILRPRRKAELQKKTDKAMEEGKLSALQEVFKQGGLFEQDQREFKDASFRWRLNQTQILSAEHDEKLLVQRAGELGSRIAFFITVSLSFISVAGIMAFMLI, encoded by the coding sequence ATGGCGGCGGCCGAGAACATCGAGAAGGGCGCGCCCGGCTCCGAGCAGGAGCTGGACCAGTCGGCCCGCGCCGACGGGCTGAATTTCGACATCCAGATGAACCAGCCGCTGACGCAGTTCGCCCGGCTGGGCACGCCTGCCTATGCCGCCGAATCCAAGCTGGGGGTGGCCGGGCGCTTCTACGCCATGGTGCTGGACCCGGATTATCCGCCGCGCACCAAGGCGCTGCGCGGCCTGCGCGGTGTACGCATGCCCGGCCTGACCTGGCTGGAGGAATGGGCCGTGGTGCCCTGGCCGGCGGCGAATGGGGCACAGCGGCTGATCTGCGTGTTCCGCCGGCCGAACGGCGACCCGCTGATGGACGCGAAATACCTGGCCCCGGCGCCGATGCCGGAACGCCAGGTGGTGACCGATGTGGTGCAGCCGGTGCTGGAAACGCTGCTCGACCTGTTCCGCCTGGGGCTGACGCATGGCGCCATCCGCCCGAACAATCTGTATCGCTGCCGCGATCAGGGCCGCGTCGTGCTGGGCGAATGCCTGTCCGTGCCGCCCGGCGCCGACCAGCCGGACATCTTCGAGCCGCTGGACCGCGCGGCATCCGAGCCGCTGACCCGGGGCGACCCGACGATGAGCGACGATGTCTATGCGCTTGGCATGACGGCGGCCTTCCTGCTGGTCGGCAAGCATCCGACGCCGGAGCTGAACGCCAAGGGGCTGCTGCGCAAGCGCGTCGAAGGGGCAAGCTTCATGCTGCTGTCGGAGCGGCACCGCCTGCCCTACGGCATGCTGGAATTCCTGCGCGGCACGCTGCAGGACGATGCGCGTGACCGCTGGACGCTGATGGATATCGATGCCTGGCTGAAGGATGGCACGGTGCCGCAGACCAAGCTGCATCTGCCGAAGATGGCCGGCTGGCCGATGGAATTCCTGGGCGAGCCGCACACCACGCTGCGCTCGCTGGCCTATACGGTCGCGCGCTCCACGGATATCGAGGGCGCCAAGGAATTCCTGCTCAGCCGCAAGTTCCGCAACTGGATGGCACGCGGCCTGGATGAGGAGCGCATGCTGCCCGCCCTCGACGCGCTGTTCGGGGAGCGTGAGGAAAAGAGCATCGACAAGATGGCCGAGGCGGTCTCCACCGCCTGCATGCAGCTGAACCCGCAGGCGCCGCTGCACTATAAGGGGCTGGCGGTGAACCCCGCCGGCATGGGCACGGCGCTGGCGGCGCGCTATGACGATCCGGATTTCCGCGCCCGCCTGATCGAGATGGTGAAGAGCAATATTCCGCTGCGCTGGCTGGGCGCGCAGGCGGAGGCCGACGGCTATCTCGGCGTTCACAAGCTGCTGACCAAGACGCAGGGGCTGGCGTCACGTACTGGCTGGGGCTTCGGCGTGGAGCGCGCGCTTTACGAGATGCAGCCGATGGCACGCTGCCGCAGCCCGCTGCTGAGCAAGTATCTGGTCTATCGCATTGAGGCGATCCTGCCGGCGCTGGAGGAAGCTGCGGCGGCAGCCAAGGAGCCCTTCCTGCCGGTGGACAAGCATCTGGTGTCCTTCGTCATGTCGCGGCGCCGGGATTTCTCCATCGGCCTGCTCGAAGGGCTGGACGGTGCGGATGAATTCGTGAAGGCGCAGGCGGCGCTGCGCTTCCTGTCCTTCCTGGAGGAAAAGACCGAGAATCCCGATGGCTGGCCGGAGCTGGCCCGCATGCTGGGCGGCATGCTGCAGCCGGGCATCGACCGCATCCTGAGGCCGCGCCGCAAGGCGGAGCTGCAGAAGAAGACCGACAAGGCGATGGAGGAGGGCAAGCTGTCCGCCCTGCAGGAAGTGTTCAAGCAGGGCGGGCTGTTCGAGCAGGATCAGCGCGAATTCAAAGATGCCAGCTTCCGCTGGCGGCTGAACCAGACGCAGATCCTGTCGGCGGAGCATGACGAGAAGCTGCTGGTGCAACGGGCCGGCGAACTGGGCAGCCGTATCGCCTTCTTCATCACCGTCAGCCTGTCCTTCATCAGCGTCGCCGGCATCATGGCGTTCATGCTTATCTGA